The following proteins are co-located in the Mesorhizobium sp. M1E.F.Ca.ET.045.02.1.1 genome:
- a CDS encoding MarR family transcriptional regulator, whose translation MNIKQDLPWDNPRFRNWVAVARACHVLERTLATKLTPLDLKPAQLDVLMNLYRHPGMSQHDLARKLLVGRSNITMLLPQLEARGLLRREGDEKDKRVLRLNLTEAGEALLMRALKVHMALIEKAMSQSTPEQCDMIGEQMRKIAEVLKEA comes from the coding sequence ATGAACATTAAGCAAGACCTGCCCTGGGACAATCCGCGCTTTCGCAACTGGGTTGCGGTGGCGCGCGCCTGCCATGTGCTGGAGCGCACGCTGGCGACGAAACTCACGCCGCTCGACCTCAAGCCGGCGCAGCTCGACGTGCTGATGAACCTTTACCGCCACCCCGGCATGTCGCAGCACGACCTTGCCCGCAAGCTCCTGGTCGGCCGCTCCAACATCACCATGCTCTTGCCGCAGCTCGAGGCGCGCGGCCTGCTGCGCCGCGAGGGCGACGAAAAGGACAAGCGCGTGCTGCGGCTGAACCTCACGGAAGCCGGCGAAGCCTTGCTGATGCGGGCGCTGAAAGTGCACATGGCGCTGATCGAGAAGGCGATGAGCCAGTCGACGCCGGAACAGTGCGACATGATCGGCGAGCAGATGCGCAAGATCGCCGAAGTGCTCAAGGAAGCCTGA
- a CDS encoding DUF971 domain-containing protein — translation MTAPKELRVSKDRRLLTVTFPGDQPFELPAELLRVASPSAEVQGHSPEQRVTVPGKRNVAILKIEPIGNYAVRITFDDFHDTGIFTWNYLHTLGHEKDERWNAYLAELAEKGLSRDR, via the coding sequence ATGACGGCGCCAAAGGAACTGAGGGTCTCGAAGGACCGCAGGCTGCTCACCGTGACTTTTCCCGGGGATCAACCGTTCGAATTGCCGGCGGAGCTTTTGCGCGTCGCCTCGCCCTCGGCGGAAGTGCAGGGCCATTCGCCTGAACAGCGGGTGACCGTGCCCGGCAAGCGCAACGTCGCGATCCTCAAGATCGAGCCGATCGGCAATTACGCGGTGCGGATCACCTTCGACGATTTCCACGACACCGGCATCTTCACCTGGAACTATCTCCACACGCTCGGCCATGAGAAGGACGAGCGCTGGAATGCCTATCTCGCCGAACTGGCCGAGAAGGGGCTCAGCCGCGATCGCTAG
- a CDS encoding PepSY domain-containing protein: MRIFQRTHANTRLRAVMRAVVLATSIAFFLIGGPAFAAEEQAVPPQNAKKLSEIVAKVEKRNDFRYIKEVGWSSDGYTVIYYTTDKAKVEITYDPVTGEPK, translated from the coding sequence ATGCGAATTTTTCAGCGCACTCATGCCAACACGAGATTGAGGGCAGTCATGCGCGCTGTTGTTTTGGCAACCAGTATTGCGTTTTTCCTTATCGGCGGGCCGGCTTTCGCGGCGGAGGAGCAAGCGGTGCCGCCGCAAAATGCCAAGAAACTCTCGGAAATCGTCGCCAAGGTCGAGAAGCGGAACGACTTCCGCTACATAAAGGAGGTCGGCTGGAGTAGCGACGGCTATACCGTCATCTACTACACGACCGACAAGGCCAAGGTCGAAATCACCTATGATCCGGTGACCGGCGAGCCGAAGTAA
- a CDS encoding pyridoxamine 5'-phosphate oxidase family protein — translation MSLITSVEQLEALYGLPGEASIVKELDHVIPEYAAFIEASPFVALATSGPEGLDCSPRGDLAGFVRLVDEKTLMMPDRRGNNRADSLKNIIRDPRVGLLFLVPGSGTTLRVNGRAHITTDAGLCASFTVDGKPARSVTVVAVDTVYFQCARAIVRSDLWNPAKHVDPKSLPTPGQILEITSRKNIDGATYDKEWPERAKKTMW, via the coding sequence ATGTCGCTCATCACGTCGGTCGAACAGCTCGAAGCGCTCTACGGGCTGCCTGGCGAGGCCTCGATCGTCAAGGAACTCGACCATGTGATCCCCGAATATGCCGCCTTCATCGAGGCCTCGCCCTTCGTGGCGTTGGCGACCAGCGGGCCGGAAGGGCTGGACTGCTCGCCGCGCGGCGATCTTGCCGGCTTCGTGCGCCTCGTCGATGAGAAAACGCTGATGATGCCCGACAGGCGCGGCAACAACCGTGCCGATTCGCTGAAGAACATCATTCGCGATCCGCGCGTCGGGCTGCTTTTCCTGGTGCCCGGCTCCGGCACGACGCTGCGCGTCAACGGCCGCGCCCACATCACCACCGATGCCGGGCTTTGCGCCTCCTTCACGGTCGACGGCAAGCCGGCCCGGTCGGTCACCGTCGTTGCGGTCGACACCGTCTATTTCCAGTGTGCCCGCGCCATCGTGCGCTCCGATCTCTGGAATCCGGCAAAGCACGTCGATCCGAAGTCGCTGCCGACGCCCGGCCAGATCCTCGAGATCACCAGCCGCAAGAACATCGACGGCGCCACATACGACAAGGAATGGCCGGAGCGGGCCAAAAAGACCATGTGGTGA
- a CDS encoding rhodanese-like domain-containing protein, with product MKKGYRELLDEANAEIEVVSPEEAAGLLEDDDTIFIDLRDPREVERDGKIPGAKHVTRGMLEFWIDPESPYHKPFFASGKTFVFFCAGGWRSALATKTAQDMGLTPVKHILGGYTAWKAAGLPVEPGQKKKAD from the coding sequence GTGAAGAAGGGATATCGCGAACTTCTCGACGAGGCGAATGCCGAGATCGAGGTCGTGTCGCCCGAGGAAGCGGCCGGGCTGTTGGAGGATGACGACACCATCTTCATCGATCTGCGCGACCCTCGCGAAGTCGAGCGCGACGGCAAGATTCCCGGCGCCAAGCATGTGACGCGCGGCATGCTCGAATTCTGGATCGATCCCGAAAGCCCTTACCACAAGCCGTTCTTCGCTTCGGGAAAGACCTTCGTCTTCTTCTGCGCCGGCGGCTGGCGCTCGGCGCTCGCCACCAAGACCGCGCAGGACATGGGTCTCACACCGGTCAAGCACATCCTTGGCGGTTACACCGCGTGGAAGGCCGCCGGCCTGCCCGTCGAGCCGGGTCAGAAAAAGAAAGCCGACTGA
- a CDS encoding alpha/beta hydrolase, protein MASFGMKVIRGVFGAAEHVAPGLSGRAAFELFCRTPNVKSLSDGERRAVERAAGFMAQARHHRLKTKTNCVAVHEFRPEPGRGSRGTVLVIHGWRSRTEYMRALIEGFRGAGYKVVSLDLPGHGHSLGRHLNMVNAVDAARVAGEWFGPFAAVVGHSFGGAIAANAVAASVKDMPPLAAKKLVLIAAPSSLPAIFDDFSRMMNVGPRSRVAMADRVQHLSGRPLSEFTGDRQLAEAPVPTLIIHAPDDREVHADHAKRYAGAGDHVRLHWAEGLGHRRILADKDVVARAVGFVTEQHESTLH, encoded by the coding sequence ATGGCATCATTTGGAATGAAGGTCATCCGAGGCGTATTCGGTGCCGCCGAGCATGTCGCGCCGGGTCTCAGCGGCCGCGCCGCGTTCGAGTTGTTCTGCCGCACGCCAAACGTCAAATCCCTGAGCGACGGCGAGCGCCGCGCCGTCGAGCGCGCTGCCGGTTTCATGGCTCAGGCGCGTCATCACCGGCTCAAGACGAAGACGAATTGCGTTGCGGTGCATGAGTTCCGGCCGGAGCCGGGCAGGGGCTCTCGCGGCACCGTGCTCGTCATCCATGGCTGGCGCTCGCGCACCGAATATATGCGCGCGCTGATCGAAGGATTTCGCGGGGCAGGCTACAAGGTCGTTTCGCTCGACCTGCCCGGGCACGGCCACTCGCTCGGCCGCCATCTCAACATGGTGAACGCGGTGGATGCGGCGCGGGTCGCCGGCGAATGGTTCGGTCCTTTTGCAGCCGTGGTCGGCCATTCCTTCGGCGGCGCGATCGCCGCCAACGCGGTTGCGGCGTCGGTGAAAGACATGCCGCCGCTGGCAGCTAAAAAGCTGGTGCTGATCGCTGCTCCGAGCTCGCTGCCGGCGATCTTCGACGACTTCAGTCGTATGATGAACGTCGGGCCACGTTCCCGGGTCGCCATGGCGGACAGGGTGCAACATCTGTCGGGACGGCCGCTCAGCGAATTCACCGGCGATCGCCAGCTCGCCGAGGCGCCGGTGCCGACACTGATCATCCACGCGCCGGACGACCGGGAAGTCCACGCCGACCACGCAAAGCGGTATGCGGGCGCCGGCGATCATGTCCGCCTGCATTGGGCCGAAGGACTCGGCCACCGCCGCATCCTTGCCGACAAGGATGTCGTCGCGCGCGCCGTCGGATTCGTGACGGAGCAGCACGAATCGACACTGCACTGA
- the moaA gene encoding GTP 3',8-cyclase MoaA: MDMIDPFGRTISYLRVSVTDRCDFRCTYCMAEDMTFLPKKDLLSLEELDRLCGVFIEKGVRKLRLTGGEPLVRKNIMHLVRQLSRHLKSGALEELTLTTNGSQLSRFAAELADCGVKRINVSLDTLDADKFRQITRWGNLGKVMEGIDAAQAAGLKVKLNAVALRDFNDAEIPEMLRWAHGRDMDLTVIETMPMGEIDADRTDQYLPLSLLRASLERQFTLTDIPYKTGGPARYVQVAETGGRLGFITPMTHNFCESCNRVRLTCTGTLYMCLGQEDAADLRAPLRASEGNELVGEAIDEAIGRKPKGHDFIIDRRTSRPSVSRHMSVTGG, from the coding sequence ATGGACATGATCGACCCCTTCGGTCGCACGATCAGCTATCTGCGCGTGTCGGTTACCGACCGCTGCGATTTCCGCTGCACCTATTGCATGGCCGAGGACATGACCTTCCTGCCGAAGAAGGACCTCTTGTCGCTCGAGGAGCTCGACCGGCTTTGCGGCGTCTTCATCGAAAAGGGCGTGAGAAAGCTCAGGCTGACCGGCGGCGAGCCGCTGGTGCGCAAGAACATCATGCATCTGGTGCGTCAGTTGTCGCGCCATCTCAAGAGCGGCGCGCTTGAAGAGCTGACGCTCACCACCAACGGCTCGCAGCTCTCGCGCTTTGCGGCGGAACTCGCCGACTGTGGGGTCAAGCGCATCAACGTCTCGCTCGACACACTCGATGCCGACAAGTTCCGCCAGATCACCCGCTGGGGCAATCTCGGCAAGGTCATGGAAGGCATCGACGCCGCGCAGGCGGCCGGGCTCAAGGTCAAACTCAACGCGGTGGCGCTACGCGACTTCAACGACGCCGAAATCCCCGAGATGCTGCGCTGGGCGCATGGCCGCGATATGGACCTCACCGTCATCGAAACCATGCCGATGGGCGAGATCGACGCCGACCGCACCGACCAATACCTGCCGCTGTCGCTGCTGCGCGCCTCGCTGGAGCGCCAGTTCACGTTGACCGACATCCCTTATAAGACCGGCGGCCCTGCGCGCTACGTCCAGGTCGCCGAGACCGGTGGCCGGCTCGGCTTCATCACGCCGATGACGCATAATTTCTGCGAGAGCTGCAACCGCGTGAGGCTGACCTGCACAGGCACGCTCTATATGTGCCTCGGCCAGGAAGACGCAGCCGACCTCAGGGCGCCGCTGCGTGCGTCCGAAGGCAACGAGCTGGTCGGCGAAGCCATCGACGAGGCGATCGGGCGCAAGCCGAAGGGCCATGATTTCATCATCGACCGCCGCACCAGCCGTCCCTCGGTATCTCGCCATATGAGCGTCACCGGCGGCTGA
- a CDS encoding murein L,D-transpeptidase: MKILGNKKAVMPIAIAAALAFGQQPASAQGLFDMLFGGGIRHNPQGEFPPPPKPRKLQPGTGGGARISSPTYNTYRADKLVRVDFKSLLPAPLPATAQDAAFVPSVTESAFRDALAGLSDYELFAEPDIAKALIAYYSANPDFIWVTGDSPNSRAQDAVRVLGEAASYGLTPADYSVDVPTATASAMPEERIKNLVRFEMALSARVLRYAHDAQSGRVDPIRMTGYYDFPAKPLDLEGVLKTLAHTQEVRTYLESRHPQNPEYQALRVELESLQASEENEIVVDPKLLLKPGESSPELPKLLTLIARNLDDEMGGNFGEILSRLGNSEVYDPELAPVIKAVQQRAGMKGDGVIGPRTVASLAGTSKADKIEKVRVALEELRWLPSDLGSPRVFINQPAFTASYIDNGEEKLKTRVVIGKVTNQTAFFYNQIKQVDFHPYWGVPQSIIVNEMLPRLRSDPGYLDRAGYEVTDSRGQRVPSAAVDWGAYGAKVPFSVRQQPSEANALGELKILFPNKHAIYMHDTPQKSFFERDMRALSHGCIRLQDPRGMAAAVLGTSVDDIAEKLKHGHATENVTRVIPVYVAYFTAWPDMSGKVEYFDDVYDRDSKLMQALDATEAVRAPST, translated from the coding sequence ATGAAAATCCTCGGGAACAAAAAGGCTGTCATGCCGATCGCGATCGCGGCGGCGCTTGCCTTCGGTCAGCAGCCAGCAAGCGCGCAGGGCTTGTTCGACATGCTGTTCGGTGGCGGCATCCGGCACAACCCTCAGGGTGAATTTCCGCCACCGCCGAAGCCACGCAAGCTGCAGCCAGGCACCGGCGGTGGCGCCAGGATCAGCAGCCCGACCTACAACACCTACAGGGCCGACAAGCTCGTGCGCGTCGACTTCAAGTCGCTGCTGCCGGCTCCGCTGCCCGCGACCGCGCAGGACGCTGCCTTTGTGCCGTCCGTGACCGAAAGCGCGTTCCGCGACGCGCTGGCAGGCCTAAGCGACTATGAGCTCTTCGCCGAACCCGATATCGCCAAGGCGCTGATCGCCTACTACTCGGCCAATCCGGATTTCATCTGGGTGACAGGAGATTCGCCCAACAGCAGGGCGCAGGATGCGGTGCGGGTGCTTGGCGAGGCTGCCAGCTACGGCCTGACGCCCGCCGACTACTCCGTCGACGTCCCGACGGCCACGGCTTCCGCAATGCCGGAAGAGCGGATCAAGAATCTGGTCCGCTTCGAGATGGCCTTGTCGGCGCGCGTGCTGCGCTATGCCCATGATGCCCAGAGCGGCCGCGTCGACCCGATCCGCATGACCGGCTATTACGATTTCCCGGCCAAGCCGCTCGATCTCGAGGGCGTGCTGAAGACGCTGGCGCATACCCAGGAGGTGCGCACTTACCTCGAATCGCGGCACCCGCAGAACCCGGAATACCAGGCGCTGCGCGTCGAACTGGAATCGCTCCAGGCGAGCGAGGAGAACGAGATCGTCGTCGATCCGAAGCTGCTGCTCAAGCCCGGCGAAAGCAGTCCGGAACTGCCCAAGCTCTTGACCCTCATTGCCCGCAATCTCGATGACGAGATGGGCGGCAACTTTGGCGAGATCCTTTCCAGGCTCGGCAACAGCGAGGTTTACGATCCCGAACTGGCGCCTGTGATCAAGGCGGTGCAGCAGCGGGCGGGCATGAAGGGCGACGGCGTCATCGGCCCACGCACCGTCGCTTCGCTTGCCGGAACATCCAAGGCCGACAAGATCGAAAAGGTGAGGGTTGCGCTCGAAGAGTTGCGATGGCTCCCCTCCGACCTCGGCAGCCCGCGCGTCTTCATCAACCAGCCGGCCTTTACCGCGAGCTACATCGACAATGGCGAGGAAAAGCTGAAGACCCGCGTGGTCATCGGCAAAGTCACCAACCAAACCGCCTTCTTCTACAACCAGATCAAGCAGGTCGATTTCCATCCCTATTGGGGCGTGCCGCAGTCGATCATCGTCAACGAGATGCTGCCGAGACTGCGCAGCGATCCGGGCTATCTCGACCGCGCCGGCTATGAGGTGACGGACTCGCGCGGCCAGCGGGTTCCGTCAGCCGCAGTCGACTGGGGCGCGTATGGCGCCAAGGTACCGTTTAGCGTGCGCCAGCAGCCGAGCGAAGCCAATGCGCTCGGCGAGTTGAAGATACTTTTCCCCAACAAGCATGCCATCTACATGCACGACACGCCGCAGAAGTCGTTCTTCGAGCGCGACATGCGCGCGCTGAGCCACGGCTGCATCCGCCTGCAGGATCCGCGCGGCATGGCGGCCGCGGTGCTCGGCACCTCCGTCGACGACATCGCGGAGAAGCTGAAGCACGGCCATGCGACCGAGAATGTCACGCGCGTCATCCCGGTCTACGTCGCCTATTTCACAGCGTGGCCGGACATGTCCGGCAAGGTCGAGTATTTCGACGACGTCTACGATCGCGATTCCAAGCTGATGCAGGCGCTGGATGCGACCGAAGCGGTGCGTGCGCCGTCAACCTGA